In the genome of Microcoleus vaginatus PCC 9802, the window TCAAAGCATTAGCAACTGCAACTCCCGAGTCGTTGTGAGTGTGAATTCCTAACTGCACAGGTACTTCGCGATTGGTTCCTAAAGCTGCTAAAACATCGCGAACAACCTGACTGACTTCGTGAGGTAAAGTACCCCCGTTAGTATCGCACAGCACCAGCCATTCTGCACCGGCATCGGCGGCAGCTTCTAAAGTTTTAATAGCATAATCTCGATTGTGCTTGTAGCCGTCAAACCAGTGTTCGGCATCGTAAATAACGCGCCTTCCCTGACTCCGCAAATATTCAATTGTATCTCGAATCATCGCCAGATTTTCTTCTAGCGTCGTCTTCAAACTTTCAATAACGTGCAAATCCCACGACTTGCCAAACAGTGTTACCCAGCGAGTACCGGCGGACAAAATAGCCTGCAACATTTCATCATTAGCTGCCGTAGTTCCCGGCCGCCTAGTCGAACAAAAAGCTACAACTTCTGCTTGAGTTAGGGGCTGTTCTTTGAGACGCCAAAAAAATTGTACGTCTTTAGGATTCGCCCCCGGCCAGCCGCCTTCAATAAAGGGAATTCCTAAACTGTCTAACTGCCGAGCAATTCGCAGTTTGTCTTCGAGAGATAAGGAGAGTCCCTCACACTGAGCACCGTCTCGCAGCGTGGTATCGTAGATCCAGAGCCGATTTGTCATGGGAAATTGCGATTGAGAAATTGGTAATATATCACTTACCATATTAGATGAATTTATTTGAATTTAATGCGATAATATATAGGAAAATTAACATAAATCTAACTGGGGTAAATTGCTGTGGTCAAGGTACAAGCGCAAGGAAAAACATTTGAGTGCGATCGCGGAGCGAATCTCCGTGAAGTTTTGCTCAAAAACGGCATCGATGTCTACAACGGCAACGCCAAAGTCATCAACTGCCACGGCCTCGGCACTTGCGGCACCTGCGCCGTCACCGTCGAGGGCGAAGTTTCCGAGTCCCAGTGGCGCGAAAAAGCCCGACTTTCGGTTCCTCCCCATTCTCCCGCCTCCAACCGCCGTTTGTCCTGCCACACGAAGGTTTTAGGCGATATTAAGGTGACAAAATATGATGGTTTCTGGGGTCAAGGTTCTGAAACTGTCTGGAAACCCCAAGCATAGATTTTTTGTTAAGGAAGGCAGATAGGACGATCGCCTTGCCAGATAATCTGTAAGACTTGTGCAAGAATTCTAACTGTAAGGTGCAGACGGGGCACCTTACCCTAAAGAAACCCGAGAGGTCAAAAAAGCCAGAAAGTCCATAGAAAAGTTAATGAATTCATCTAAAGATATTCTGATTATTGGCGGCGGAATAATTGGCCTTTCGCTAGCAGTAGAACTGAAATTGCGAGGGGCATCTGTCGCGGTTCTCACCGCCGATTCTAAACAACCGACGGCCCGGGCTGCTGCTGGAATGCTTGCCCCGCAAGCCGAACGAATTCCCCCCAGTCCGATGCTGGATTTGTGCTTGCAAAGCCGCACACTGTATCCCGCCTGGGTAGAACAGCTAGAGAATATTACCGGATTGAAAACGGGGTATTGGCGATCGGGAATTCTCGCACCAGTTTGTCAAAATGAGCCTCCAGAAAAGCCACTTTTGTCAGACCTTAATTATCAATGGTTGGACAGAGATACTGTTCGCCAGCACCAGTTTGGATTAGGTCAAGAAGTAATTGGCGGTTGGTGGTATCCTGACGACGCTCAAGTAGACAACCGCGCTTTATTTCGGACGCTTCAGGCCGCAACTAAAGAATTGCAGATTGAGATTATTCAAGGCAATGCCGGGGAAATTATTCGGCAGGGAAACCGAGTTGTTGGCATTGAAACAACAGCAGGAAAATTCCAAGCAGACCGTTATGTTTTGGCTGCAGGTCCTTGGTCTGAGAAATTATTAGATATTCCTGTTTTTCCCAGAAAGGGGCAAATGCTGTCAGTATGTGTACCAGAAGATTGTGGAGTTATCCAGCCCCTGCAAACTGTTCTATTCGGGACTGGCATTTATATTGTGCCACGTCAAGATGGCAGAATTATTATTGGTGCAACTAGCGAAAATGTGGATTTTAGACCGGGAAATACGCCTGCGGGAATGCAAAGTTTGCTAGCCGGAGCGATTAAGTTATATCCCGAATTACAAAACTATCCAATTGTGGAGTTTTGGTGGGGATTTCGGCCGGCTACTCCTGATGAATGGCCGATTTTAGGTGCTAGTGCTTGGGAGAATTTGACATGGGCTACGGGGCATTACCGCAATGGCATTTTGTTGGCTCCGGTGACGGCTAAATTATTGGCTGATTTGATTGGGAATCAGGACTCACATCCGTTATTGGCTGCTTTTCATTATTCGAGGTTTGGAGCTTCAGCACTGACTTGAACCTCTATAGGTGAGGTGCAGCACACCTTACCACTGTAAGTAGCGCGCCAAACCATTTTTTGGTAAGTCTTGAATTAGTTCACATCCTGTTTTTTGGGTTGGTTTAATTCCCTGCATTTAGCGGCAGCCAAATCGTAAGCATTTTGGTAATCGCTACCGCCTAACATCAAATCGCCGTAATATTCATAAGGTTGATTGCCATAAATCGGCAGGGGGTCATCTTCCGGATAATCTTCTTTTGATTCTTCTAGGATTGCTTTGAGTTTCTTGACGCTGAAGCGCTGGACGGGGAAGTAATGAATGTCTTGAGCGATGAAACCCAGATGGGGAAAGGTTGGGTCAACAATTCGCTCGTCGAGTTCAATCCAGCTATACTCGATGGGTTTATATGGCACTCCCGGCACGGCTAAAAAGCCTTGAACATAAATCGCGCCCTCGGTGGCTAACGCTGCTTTACAGGCGTTGTCAAAGCAGTTTTTACGGTTGCTTTTGATGCGAGCCGCCATTTCAATAGAAAGCGTCTCATCTAATAGTTCGGTCATAACCCATTTCTAGTCGCATGTGCGATTAGATTGTAGCAAATCCGAGCTATCTCCGAGCACAAAAAACGCAGGCATTTGCGATCGCTCCTCAAATTCTATTTTCAAGGAATTGAGCCAAAATCCTCTGCGGTTCTGGATGTTGTGTCAGCTTTGGTTTCCGAGATGAGCCGTTTGTCGATCGCCCCTATAGCCCGCCCATAAAAAGTTTTTGCCAGTAGCCAAAATTTTGAACCTGCGCTCGAGTCGGCGTAGAACCCGGTACAGTAAAGTGTGGCACAGACGATGCAAGCAAAAATAGCGGCATACATCACCCAATGCCGATCGTCCAACCAACAATCATATTAATGCCTTCGGGTGCAGCAATTGCTCGGCGGCTGACAGGCTTCACAGTTTTTTCTGCAAACAACGTTGAGTTATGACGATTCTCGCTGAGACATGGGAATATCCTCGGATTTGTAACAACCGGGAAATAAATAAAGCCCTGAAAGCATTTTTTACTGGGAAATTAGAGACAGATTCTTTATTGCAGACTGTTCCCGCGCTGAAAAATATGGTAAAGTCTGCTACAGTGCTGCAGCAAGCAAGAAACCAATGCGAGTTGAAAATAA includes:
- a CDS encoding (2Fe-2S)-binding protein, producing the protein MVKVQAQGKTFECDRGANLREVLLKNGIDVYNGNAKVINCHGLGTCGTCAVTVEGEVSESQWREKARLSVPPHSPASNRRLSCHTKVLGDIKVTKYDGFWGQGSETVWKPQA
- the thiO gene encoding glycine oxidase ThiO; this translates as MNSSKDILIIGGGIIGLSLAVELKLRGASVAVLTADSKQPTARAAAGMLAPQAERIPPSPMLDLCLQSRTLYPAWVEQLENITGLKTGYWRSGILAPVCQNEPPEKPLLSDLNYQWLDRDTVRQHQFGLGQEVIGGWWYPDDAQVDNRALFRTLQAATKELQIEIIQGNAGEIIRQGNRVVGIETTAGKFQADRYVLAAGPWSEKLLDIPVFPRKGQMLSVCVPEDCGVIQPLQTVLFGTGIYIVPRQDGRIIIGATSENVDFRPGNTPAGMQSLLAGAIKLYPELQNYPIVEFWWGFRPATPDEWPILGASAWENLTWATGHYRNGILLAPVTAKLLADLIGNQDSHPLLAAFHYSRFGASALT